The following proteins are encoded in a genomic region of Leptospira fainei serovar Hurstbridge str. BUT 6:
- the motB gene encoding flagellar motor protein MotB encodes MAQQKCPECIQNIPEYMLTYGDMVTLLLCFFIMLYKTGKTNAIEMQIILSAFKTTTGFFDGGQTLSKGKLEEMGMNIESLPSMTTGKALSKSKKTATELFKPEIEAGKVRVTEDERGLVISLVGADYFGPGSAILNDPIKSTLKKASGLIKNLERFVRVEGHCDADAVVPGANPNREERAYLNNWDLAGARAINSTDYLVGVGRLDPSWFQAVSFGSYRPLAVEYEGTPEAKAFNRRIDIVILTDKSTKRGPHESNYGLPKSRVPGSETSTESGF; translated from the coding sequence ATGGCGCAGCAAAAATGTCCAGAATGCATTCAGAACATCCCCGAATACATGCTTACGTACGGGGACATGGTGACACTTCTCCTATGTTTCTTTATCATGCTTTATAAAACCGGTAAGACGAACGCGATCGAAATGCAGATCATTCTTTCGGCGTTTAAAACGACGACCGGCTTCTTTGACGGAGGACAGACCCTGTCCAAAGGTAAGCTGGAAGAGATGGGGATGAATATCGAAAGTCTTCCATCGATGACTACCGGTAAGGCTCTTTCCAAATCTAAGAAGACTGCGACCGAGTTATTTAAGCCCGAGATCGAAGCCGGCAAGGTCCGCGTAACGGAAGACGAACGCGGACTAGTGATAAGCTTGGTGGGCGCGGATTATTTCGGACCAGGTTCGGCGATTCTTAATGATCCGATTAAATCAACGCTGAAGAAAGCGAGCGGGTTAATAAAAAATTTAGAACGCTTCGTACGGGTCGAAGGACATTGCGACGCGGATGCGGTGGTGCCGGGCGCAAATCCGAATCGAGAAGAACGTGCCTATTTGAATAATTGGGACCTCGCCGGCGCTAGAGCGATAAATTCCACCGATTATTTAGTCGGTGTCGGTAGGTTGGATCCGAGTTGGTTTCAAGCCGTAAGTTTCGGATCTTATCGGCCTTTAGCCGTAGAATACGAAGGAACACCGGAAGCAAAAGCCTTCAATCGAAGGATAGATATCGTAATCTTAACCGATAAATCCACGAAGAGAGGACCGCATGAATCGAATTACGGTCTTCCAAAGAGCCGCGTTCCCGGCTCGGAAACTTCCACCGAAAGTGGATTCTAA
- a CDS encoding flagellar basal body-associated FliL family protein: MGDPEIDEEEGGVPAADGGAGSSPLIKWLIYIAGAVFGIIIVVLVSMFVAKQAATSTFREMKNVSLVKPPPPLVTFAFQEEFRINTADKGETHFVKMKLSFGVAKDDTKITNELAERIAQMRDLVNLIVGRKTKDDLIDVEDQLDLREEIKAQINHILSEGKIQEVYFTEFIVN; this comes from the coding sequence ATGGGTGATCCCGAAATAGACGAAGAAGAAGGCGGCGTCCCCGCCGCGGACGGCGGAGCCGGTTCTTCTCCACTTATAAAATGGCTCATCTATATTGCGGGAGCCGTCTTTGGAATTATCATCGTCGTACTTGTGTCTATGTTTGTCGCCAAACAAGCTGCTACGAGTACGTTTAGGGAGATGAAGAACGTTTCCTTGGTTAAGCCTCCTCCTCCTTTAGTCACGTTTGCTTTCCAAGAAGAATTCAGGATTAATACGGCCGATAAGGGTGAAACGCACTTCGTCAAAATGAAACTCTCTTTCGGCGTCGCAAAAGACGATACGAAGATAACGAATGAATTGGCGGAACGAATCGCTCAAATGCGGGATTTGGTGAACTTGATCGTCGGTCGCAAAACTAAGGACGATTTAATCGACGTGGAAGATCAATTGGATCTTCGTGAAGAAATCAAAGCTCAAATTAACCACATACTTTCGGAAGGAAAGATTCAGGAAGTCTACTTTACGGAATTTATCGTGAACTAA
- the kdsB gene encoding 3-deoxy-manno-octulosonate cytidylyltransferase codes for MTNPKVLGVIPARFGSSRFPGKPLVQIGDFPMILWTYKNSLKSSLVDELVVATDDERILMTVLDSGGNAVMTSPDHPSGTDRIREVALRFPNFGVVVNIQGDEPGIEANLIDGVARLKIDRKDWAMTTAAVPMDPNEINDPNRVKVVMDAKGKALYFSRSPIPSQFKKNVPAFRHLGIYAYDRDFLLSYPDLPASPLEESESLEQLRALEAGYSIGVHITERAALSVDTPNDLKLVIQDFQAKGLI; via the coding sequence ATGACAAATCCCAAAGTACTAGGAGTCATCCCGGCAAGGTTCGGAAGTTCAAGGTTCCCGGGAAAGCCCCTCGTTCAGATAGGGGATTTCCCCATGATTCTCTGGACATATAAGAATTCTCTAAAGTCTTCTTTAGTGGATGAGTTAGTCGTAGCGACCGACGACGAGAGAATTCTTATGACAGTTTTGGATAGCGGAGGCAACGCAGTAATGACGTCTCCGGACCATCCGTCCGGAACGGATAGAATCCGAGAGGTCGCATTACGGTTTCCAAACTTCGGCGTCGTCGTAAATATACAAGGTGACGAGCCGGGTATAGAGGCCAACTTGATAGACGGCGTGGCACGGCTGAAAATAGACCGAAAAGATTGGGCCATGACTACTGCTGCCGTGCCGATGGATCCCAATGAAATCAACGATCCGAATAGGGTTAAAGTAGTGATGGATGCGAAGGGTAAAGCTTTGTATTTTTCCCGTTCACCGATTCCGAGCCAGTTTAAGAAAAACGTTCCGGCGTTCCGACATCTTGGAATCTACGCATACGATCGTGATTTCTTATTAAGTTACCCCGATCTTCCCGCTAGTCCTTTAGAGGAATCGGAATCCTTGGAACAATTGCGTGCGTTGGAAGCGGGATATTCGATCGGAGTACATATAACGGAGCGAGCTGCATTAAGCGTGGACACTCCGAATGATTTAAAATTAGTAATTCAAGATTTTCAAGCCAAAGGCCTGATATAG
- a CDS encoding STAS domain-containing protein translates to MSDEFKITVDLEPSVPVLHISGEITSDADEDIINKYHSIPELRRARVILNFHGTSYINSAGLATLISLITKAAESSAKIEFAGLNDHFRKVMDIVGLTDFVLIHNTLQEALG, encoded by the coding sequence ATGTCTGACGAATTCAAAATAACCGTGGACTTGGAGCCGTCTGTACCGGTATTACATATCTCAGGCGAGATCACTTCCGATGCCGACGAAGATATCATCAATAAATATCATTCTATTCCGGAATTGCGTAGAGCTCGAGTAATTCTGAATTTTCACGGAACATCTTACATCAATTCTGCGGGACTTGCTACGTTGATAAGTTTGATTACGAAGGCTGCGGAATCTTCTGCAAAGATTGAATTTGCCGGTTTAAACGATCATTTCCGTAAAGTAATGGATATAGTCGGATTGACGGACTTCGTACTGATCCATAATACCCTGCAAGAAGCTTTAGGTTAA
- a CDS encoding c-type cytochrome gives MKNRALLISASATVLALALVLNCGDKNESKKEAAAPAATAAPALTPELEQGKEIFAANCASCHGEKGAGDGLAAANLNPKPRNYKAPAKEWKNGPTEAGILKTLNNGIPGGTMVAFKYLGDDKLKLVAKYVIHLAQN, from the coding sequence ATGAAAAATCGGGCTCTATTAATTTCCGCCTCTGCGACCGTCCTCGCTTTGGCTCTGGTTCTGAACTGTGGTGATAAAAACGAATCCAAAAAAGAAGCGGCTGCGCCTGCTGCTACCGCGGCTCCTGCCCTTACTCCTGAATTGGAGCAGGGAAAAGAAATTTTTGCAGCAAACTGTGCATCTTGCCACGGTGAAAAAGGCGCCGGAGACGGACTCGCAGCAGCGAACCTTAATCCTAAACCGCGTAATTATAAGGCTCCTGCGAAAGAATGGAAGAACGGACCGACCGAAGCCGGTATTCTAAAAACGTTAAATAACGGAATTCCAGGCGGTACGATGGTGGCCTTTAAGTATCTAGGCGACGATAAACTTAAATTAGTCGCAAAATACGTAATCCACCTCGCACAAAACTAA
- a CDS encoding Zn-ribbon domain-containing OB-fold protein → METIELNVLKGKKCTSCGFEMTEPAVACTRCGSDSLQEKVFSGKGKIYTYTVVHVGFGHLASRAPYVLAVIDLEEGAKTMCILEGQSEGKPVTESVTIDMPVIFDRMEPKTGSIFKPIQ, encoded by the coding sequence ATGGAGACTATAGAACTAAACGTACTCAAAGGAAAGAAATGTACTTCTTGCGGATTTGAAATGACTGAACCGGCAGTCGCTTGCACTCGCTGCGGAAGTGATTCCTTACAGGAAAAAGTCTTTAGCGGAAAGGGAAAAATCTACACCTACACGGTCGTTCATGTAGGTTTCGGTCATCTAGCTTCGCGAGCTCCGTATGTCCTTGCCGTCATCGATCTAGAGGAAGGCGCAAAAACGATGTGCATCTTGGAAGGTCAATCGGAAGGAAAACCCGTCACAGAATCCGTTACGATCGATATGCCTGTCATATTCGATAGGATGGAACCAAAAACAGGATCCATCTTTAAACCTATCCAATGA